In Papaver somniferum cultivar HN1 chromosome 9, ASM357369v1, whole genome shotgun sequence, the genomic stretch TCATTTTTGCATAAGGCCAGAGAGGGTTGGTTGAgccaatattgcacaatcattgtgcaatagcCAGAATGAGTgatgcgcaatcattgtgcattacAAAACAGAACTCGACAATCATTGTCAATATCCAGAAATACATGGCAACAGCCATGAATAGTGAAGAAGGCATGTCAATCCGCTCCCCTTTTCTAAGTTGTAGAAATTGCAATTGAACATATATagagaggggtagttggttgaaggtgcatatgtagactatgtaccaagtaagcttcaaagCTTAGACGAAAGAGCATAAATGATGCGTAAGCCTCATTTATGGCTCCGTAACCTAGTCAAAAGGACATTTTATGCTTAGGAATCATTATGCCACATCGCGGACCCgataatgcataatcattgtgcattttgAAGAAACGTCATATACAGAcaaggccattaccattattgctaggccacagagtttggcttaagttgttgtcccttcgaggatgaactacggtctgtgtttGATCCCTTTAGACTAGGGTAGGGTACATAGGCAGGCGCAATGAGTTGCAGCCTGGTCCAGcattttgtcgctcatatcatctaattgagagatgattgcggcccattggcctctcatatcatctggcccGGTAttacgatgcaagagatgattgtggccagacttgatgaggTGAGTTGCATCACATTCGTTGGAtgatcatacttcctatcaaggcgttcaacTTAGGCATGTACCATTGCCACAATGGTCATGTCCAGGAAGGTAAGCTATAACGGTATGCAagtagcggagcttgcataagcctaaggataGTACAACATTGgtctgattgatgcacccttgacACGAGAAAGACAAGTGCAACTCTCATCAATGCCCAAGCTACGGGAAGAGGCGGTATAACGATTACTCAACTAGATAGGAAATTTATTGATGAATCTCCTACGTTAAGGCAAGGCTTTATATCCTTGTTCtctggtaagttggaacggtggggaagctaagttagttgcatcatgctccacgcgCATGCTTGTAAGGGAAAATGAATGTGCATTTGCCTAGTGTTAAGGCCAGGTAAGTAGCATTAACATGGCGCATTGGGAAAGTTATGGCTTACGCCCCCATGCGCGGTGTAATTTTCTAGTCCGTCACATTTTATGTGATATTTGATGTTTGAAGAAGATGTAATTTCATATGACGTGAGAAATGAGTATTCATAGGAAATTCAAAGAAAGACGTTGGATGATTAAATTTTGTAGtcgttcatatatatatataccttgcaGTCAAAACCAGGGTCGCACGAATTGTATTGAACTGCTAACGAATTTTGTGGGGACGCGGGGATGAGTTGAATCAGCTGGTGGTTGGTGTTGAATCGCGCAGGGTGGCTTTTATTTGAGGGCAATGGTAAAATCAATAAATTTTCCTATCCATATTTCTTTTGGTCAtcccatagtgggatcaaaataaataaatcaaagatCTGCCCATCATATAAGAGTTCCCCTACTTAACACATATATTCCAACCAAATAGACCAAGACTAACGCGTTCGTTTTAAATATAAAAGATTTACATAGTCTTAAAAACTATATCTCCTAAATTCGGAAATGTTGTATCCATAATCATAAATAAATGTTCTGAAACGTATTTAACATAGATGCATCATCGTGAATTGATCTATCTTATATAACATGTacataaatcaaaagaaaatcaagcATTTATTGTTTTTCATAACTGTGTCCCGGATAAGGTTTGTTTATCAGAATCATTATGTTACACTGCCTTAAAAATATATCGAAATTAAATGCTCTTGCCAACTAAGTTCAAATTACTATAAGTATTTGTTAATGTTTCTGTTAAATTTGTCTTAATTACTTAACTAATGGAGAATCCATAGTATGTTGTGTAATGGATTCTGAATTAAATTCATTGTTTGTAGACCATCACATAGTTTTCTCCGATTTCTTTCCTTGTATATGTAACAGATACATCCCTATAAATACAACATAGAGACAAAAAGAAATCATTAAGAGAAAGTTGAATACCGAAAATCAAAAGCAATCTAAGAAAAACTATAGAGTGTGAGAATTCTAGACATAGTTAGAGAGCAAGAGAGAAAGTATGGGTCGATCGAGACTATTGTCGTGTTCAATAGTGTCAATGTTATTATTAGTAACGTTGATCATGGTAATGGTGAATGAGAGTTGCTCCGCAAgaagagaatttacatcaaaaaatAGTAAAGAAGCAAATACTATTGACTATGCAGATGCTTTAACAAAAAGTATTTTGTTTTTCGAAGGACAACGATCTGGAAAATTACCTGGAAATCAAAGAATGACATGGAGGAAAGATTCTGCTCTCAATGATGGTTCATTAATTGGGGTAAATATCTATTTTTCGCACTCTTTCTATTCCAATtcctttaatttttatttttagaatttgctAAAGTTTTATTTTAATGTGAGTTGCCAAAACATTTGGTAAGATATGTACCATGATGACTATTTTGACAAATGTTTTTGTATAAATATATCAGGTTGATCTTTCGGGAGGATACTACGATGCTGGGGATAACATAAAGTTTAATTTTCCTATGGCGTTCACAACAACAATATTAGCATGGAGTATATTGGAGTTCGGCCAACTCATGGGTCCTGATCTACAATATGCTATGGATGCAATAAAATGGTCAACAGATTATTTTATCAAATGCACGAATAACGCCGACGTGATTTACGTTCAAGTTGGGGAACCTTATAGTGATCATGGTTGTTGGGATAGGCCGGAGGATATGGACACTGATCGAATGGCATATGCTATTAACACGACCCGTCCTGGTTCTGAGGTTTCAGCAGAAATGGCTGCTGCATTAGCAGCTTCCTCCATTGTCTTTAAGTCTAGCGACCCTGGTTACTCTAAAACACTTCTCGACAGGGCAACACAGGTGAAtaccattatatatatatatatatatatatatatatatatatatatatatatatatatatatatgctagaGTCTCTAAATCTCTTTTTTGCAAATCTTTATCTTTTTTATCTtcttaattaaagtttttatgCATTATAAAGCTAGTGACTATGGATATACGATGATATTGTTTTTACTATTTACAGGTATTTAACTTTGCGAATACATACCAAGGAAATTATAATGATTGTCTGAAGCCTTTTGTTTGCCCTTTCTATTGCGATTGGAGTGGTTTCCTGGTAGATATACAAATCTATGTTTCATATCAAACTTTATTACTCACCTGCCTAGATAAAGAATGATATTTACTATCCGATGTTGTTGTATTTGGTAGGATGAATTGGCATGGGGTGCTCTGTGGCTATACAAGGCAACCCATCAACCTAGCTATTTGGATATCCTCAGCatgaatataaaaaaaatgaaatccaCAAATTACGTTGCTTATGCTCATGAATTTGGTTGGGATAATAAGGATGCTGGCATCAATGTACTCGCTACCGTTGTGAGTATAGGATCAACTCATGATATTCTATTAAGGTTTGAATCGTTTGGTTTTCTCACAAAAATTCACCACTCTTATTTGTATTTATATTTTTAACCAGGAGTTGCTTTCGAATGGATCGTCACTCTCCAATTATTTATCCAACGATGGAGAGGAATACCGCTTACATGCTGATGAATTTGTTTGCGGTATATTGCCGGAAAATCCCACTAGTGTAAATTATTCGCAAGGTGGGTTAATGCACAAAAAGGTTGGAAGCAATATGCAAGTCGCAGGAGCGATTTCGTTTCTTACTCTTGTCTATGCTCTCCATTTAGACGGTGCCCAACAAGCCATTCAGTGTCCCGACGGAACTCATGTTACTCCACAAAAAATGGTTTCCATTGCAAAGAGCCAAGTAATAATTATGAGCCCTCTCAAGTTATTTTCcagttttatttttcatgatttttctgcCAACTATACAATTATTAATTCTATGTTTCTTGAAACAGGTGGATTACATTTTGGGAAATAATCCATTGGGCATGTCATATATGGTGGGATACAGTAACAAGTTCCCAACTAGAATACATCATCGTGCATCATCAATGCCATCGCTCGATCAACATCCTGAGCAGATGCACTGTAAAGATGGGACGCCCTACTTCGAAACCTCAAATCCTAATCCAAATTTGCTGATAGGAGCTGTAGTTGGAGGACCAGATATGAACGATCAATTTGCCGATGCTCGGGTTGAATTTACTGCATCAGAACCAACAACTTACATCAATGCGCCTCTAACCGGGCTATTCGCTTACTTTGCTCACAATACTTAACTAAATATGCTAAATCCGATCATATCTATTCTTTCTCCAATGTCGTTTTGTATGCGCCATTAACTCTTATGATTTGAGTTTTAAATGAATAATTACAATAAACTTTTGAATTccagatattttcggtttttcaatttttttccttATAATTTAGGTTTTAATTGAATGAAAATAATTACAATAAGCTTTTAAATTCGCGATAATTTTTTTGGGGGCAATCCGAGATTTTAAAAATAATTGGGGTAAGCCTGGTGTATCAACATTGTACTCTCTAATTTTTCAaacttgtttcaaaaaaaaaaagaaaaaaaaaaattgggggcAATCCGAGAATTGAACTCGGGACCTCTCGCACCCTAAGCGAGAATCATACCACTAGACCAGTTGCCCTTCGATGTCCAACAACCTAAATATATATTATATAAACTTTACCTAATGTACATTAAATACAGAAGAAAAGAAGACTCTTCCATTTTTCAGAATCTGTAGATCGTTCAGAAGAGAGGTTAGCAGCTAGTGAATAACGATGGGAAGAGCACTACTTTTTCAACTCGTTCGTTCTCAGGCGAAACAACTTCTCAAACCTACCCATTTACACTcaggtttgttcttcttctcaatcCTTCTTCTTTTAATTCAATTGCAAAACCCTAACTAAAACCCTACTTATTAACAAATGGTTTAGAATGTTAGATTTATCTCCATGATTTTCTTAGTTCTATCAAAATTGTTCATCTCATCATTACGCCAAACTTGGTGTTTCTTTCTTGATTCTGTGAATAGTCGGAGTGTTGATCGATCTCTCCGTTTAATTTAAGTATTTGTTATTACCTTATTTGCGAGATCCTGAAGCAGAACACTTCTATGGAAATGGGATTtcgatattttttttaatttattgttactgtattattttttttaactattGAATTCTGCAATATTTGCTTACTGTACTGAATGTGATCAACGCTATAGCTACAGGAAATTTGGAAGTGTCAACAGACAAAAGATGCCTATAGTTTTTGATAGCATAAGGTTATGGATGAGCAGAATTTTTGGTCACCGTACTAGGTTCCAAATTTTTCAGAGACATTTCGTTTCAGTTCACCATCTACATTTATGCAAATTGGAGAAACGTAATCCATGAATACAAATCTAGGTTGTGTAAGGAGATGAGACAGACTAGAATCAGTTGTTTAAAGTTTACAACCTAGAAAGTGTATCAGAATCTGAGAGCTGGTTTATGAGAATCATTTTGTACATCTTAAACAAATAAACAAGATTGGTTGGATCCAGAGTGATTGAGGGATTTTGATTGTCCCATCCCAGTGGCGGAGCCAGGAACTCAGAATGAGGAgggctacaaaaaaaaaattcagtttcCAATGAGCCTTTGTCGCAGCTAGCTAGCCAAGGATGTAGTCACTTGGTCAGCAGCCAGGAGAATCCTTTGCTATTTGTTCGTATCCCGTAAATGTTTTCctgaaattaagaaaatcataCTTGTTATGGTCTCTATAACTAAAGACGGCCGCAGGTGGCCAATTTTTTTTAGGCCTTCTAGTGGCTaggcaacaattttttttttctcatcctAACTCTCCCTCCCATTCTCTGTTCTTTTTGGTTCTTACTGTGCTAACAAGAATTAGTACCTAAACAAACGCACAATTAACGGTAAACAATCGTTACCATTGATTACCAAATACTGCAATTGTACATCTCttcgtctttttcttcttcttacttcTCTGCCTCCTTAAGCTAAACAATTATAAATTGTGAAAGGTATCCTGTATTCAAAGGATTTGGATTCAATACGCAGCAGTTGGCCAGTAGTTTAACTTGTCTTATGAGTTAGACTTGGACTAGTGGACTAAATTTAAGAACATAGTGGACTAAGTTGCTGACCAGGTGGACTAATTCCAGCAAATAGTTTTCCATAATAGGTAATTTACCTTGCCACTTGCAAGTCAGGTTTTCCAAGAATTTAGAGGGGAGCCAGGTTTAGTCAACCTGTGCTTCCCCCCCTGTCCGATCCCATTCTGTCTTTGCGTTAACTGTTTCAAAAGAATCCTTCTCTAGTTTAATCCGTTCTTAAAATCTTAAGCACGGGGTATCAAGATGTGATCAAGCGATTAACTGTAGATGTTATTACTGTAGTTTTTGGCTTGTTATAATTGATGCTAGTGATAGTACAAAGGATGGATCGGAAATTCTGGGGTTGTTATGCAATAAACCCACTAACGTGTTGTATTCATTAGCTCTGGGTATCGTTGTTTCCTGGTAAATTACAAACTGAAATACATTGACATGGTTTGCACTCCGCGCTCATGATTGCTTCTTCCTCTGTGCAGGCTTTCATACTCGTAGTCTTGGAACATGGACTGGTTCATCTGTGGTGAAAACCAACTTTGATTCTGCCCTGTTCCTGGGTTCACAGAAGAGATGGGCTTCTTATTCTCGAGCCAAAACTGCTGAAGACGAGGACAAGATTAGCATCGGACCACGTAAAAGTGTAGAAGCAGATGGCAAAGATTCTGGAATTGTCTACGAAGGTCCAATCTCATCTACAATCAAGAAAGTAAAGCTTCTTTCTTTGTCCACCTGCTGTCTATCAGTCTCTCTAGGCCCTGTCATTACCTTCATGACTGCACAAGACATGAACGTTATAGTTAAGGGTGCTGTTGCATCATCTGTCATATTTTTTAGTGCTACCACCACCGGGATTCTTCATTGGTTTGTAAGCCCTTACATTCACAAGCTAAGGTGGCAACCTGGTTCAGACAGCTTCGAGGTTGATATGATGACTTGGTTGGCTACATTTGTTACAAAGACGATCAAGTTTTCTGATATCAAGCACGCAGAGACCAATAGGCCATTCGTGACGTTCAAGGCCAACGATGAATTCTACTTCGTTGACACAGATCATTGTCATAATAAGGCTCTATTGGCGAAGTTAACACCACAAAAACAAGAATCCGCTTTCAAGAATTTGTGATTGAAAATGAAACGTCAGAGGAAAAGAGGTTCTGAGCACTTTGAGGTTAGTATTACGTGATTAAAATATACAAACTCTTGTTAGATGGTATTTTTTTGAGCTTGTGTTACAATGTTCTCTTTAAGGCAGTGGGTTACATCCCACACGGCAATGCAACCATCATATTTCTGCGGATACAATGTTTTATAGGCCTGGGAGTTGGACTTACtggattttggtctttttgatgaaaataatttaTTTGAATCAGAGTCTCTGCCATTGATTTATTAGTGTCATATTCATATCTAGAAATGTTGGTTGATGTTTATACATGTGGAGTAGCGGTTTGGTTTGCAGTACCTATAAAGTGCTTGTCGCCCAGTAAAAATaaggatttacattttttagggttttatttgttgcCTTGCTCTTGAACTTTCAATTGTTTGTGTTTGAAAACGGTCTTTGACAGATTTCGGTCCAATAAACCAACATGTAATTGCTGCAGGGTTGTACTAATCTTGTTGTGCATGGTAACTCAAAATTTGTCATTTATAAATCAAAATGCATACGGCACCCTGTTCTCTGGCCTAACTTTTATCTTTATCCAAATTTTATCTTGTGCATCAAATTTTACATTTATGTTCCAAAATTTGCCCGGTAATCTATAATTTGTGATTGGGACCGGATTTGCTCAGGGGACTAAAAGGCACCTCAAGGTTTTTAGATATGTTTGCGATCTAAATCCAAACTAGGCTCAAATTTTGTTGTGTCACTGAAATCTTCCCCCGTGACTATCTGGCCTATGATTGAATCCTGGTATTCTGTCATGTAACCCGTAATTTACCTCGTGGCCTAAAATTGTCATGTGACATCAAATAAGCTATAAACCCAAGTTCATCTAAGGTAACGTGGAATGTTCCCGATACCTGTCACTATGAGCTAAAATTTATCGTAGTGATCCAAAATCATACCGAGACCCAAGAATCTGCCATATGATGTAAAAATTAACGTAGGAACCTAAAGTTTATACCGCGATCTCTATTTGGCGACCCGAAAATCCACCGGATAGTCCAAAATGTCTAGTCCGTCGGTGGTGCCCGATGATATAAACACTGACGTGTTCATTGAAGTGGGACCCGCATGTGCTTTTCGGACAGCAACTCATTCTAGAACGGATGCTGGCCGCTGGCGGGCTGGTGCATATCACGTGACGTGGCCCATAATCAAAATAAGCCGATCCCGGTTTGACCAGGATTTGTATTCCTTTCCTTTCCTTGTCTTGTGTTTTGGCTTGgtagaaaagaaaaattagacctacaaaaagaagaagaagaagaagaagaagaagaaggagaatagAGGGAAAACATAAACAAATCAACATCAGAAAGACCAAGAGATGGTGTTATGGGAGGTGACACTTGCAACTGCGTATTTCCTTGGATTGAAGAAAACTTACAAACTTGCTCTTCAGCTTCAACGCCGTCTTATTGGCCCTAATCATCCCAGGATTCGAGATTTTGCTTACAGGTAATAGTAATACCAGACCCCCTTTCTTTTTTCCttccgatttttccaaaaaatttgtctgatttaattttatgattgtcAAGGATTCGTAGGAGAATGTGATTAAATTTTAGGGAAACAGAAAAAGGGAAATGTtgtaaaaatttagggttttttaatGATACATTAGTTGATTATAGATGCAAAATTTCAACTCATTGTGATTCTGTACCTAGTTGAGAGGGATTATAATAAAGGATGACTGTTTGCACTTACAATGTGATGAATGTCAGACAAATTTCTCTTCTGGGAAAACTTTGGTACTTTAGAATTTTTGTCCTGCCTCAGCTGTAAACCGAAAGGCCTGTTGAATTCTCAGTAGATTAGCGTCAAGGGTGGGTTTGGACGAATGGTGTGAGCTCTTTTCAGTGATTCATTTCCTTGAAATGATGAATTTGACTCAAGTAGTGTGCTTTGGATTTTGGTTTTGCTGTACTGTCTATGCTTAAAAATCACTGTCTCAATAGTAGCGTATCCATTATCTGATGAAAGTTCAAGTTTAGGTTGTGGAAAGTTAAATTGGAGTAGCATATTCATTTCTATCTCGCTTTTTGCTGAACCTTGTTAATTGTTATCTTGATCATAATGAAAACTGGGTTGTACCGTGCACTTCAAATATTTATGCTGCTGCCAAAAGCCTGGTGAGTTAGTACTTAGTATAACTTGTTAGGCGTTTTGTACTGCTGATCCTGTGATTTTCTGGATTCGAATTGGATATGActtgagaaagaaaatgaaatctaGCAAGGAATGTTCTTTCTCACTAAAATTTGGGAGACTTGCTGTGATCTTGGCGTCAGGTTTACAAGATTGGCTTCAACAGCTAGTAGATTGTGTCTGGCATCTTGAAGTTTAACCAATTTAAAACCAAGCAGACTAGTTTTGTTGTAATTAAGGATTCAATGTCTAGCCATTACTCTCTTGTgctgattttttctttatttcttctagGCGCACACGTGCTGTTTTTGACATGGCTGTCACAGTTCATAAGAAAGTACAGGAAAGGGACCTTGAAGTTGGTAGGAATCTTGGAAACTGGATCCTACGCTGGCTAGACCGCATGAAACCATCGGCGCAGATCCGTGCCATTGGACCAGGTAAAGGACCATCATCCACTGGCGGAAACCCAGCAAAACATGTACCAAAGTATGGCCAGCCTCAACCTCCTAAGAGTGGTGAGACGCCCAGCTTTGGAAGTTCAGATTCAAAATCCAAAGGAAGAAGACTCTTTACCTCATCAATGAGCTTCCTGCCAAAATCTCGCCCTACTTGGATGAAGAGGATTCAGCCATATAATCCTATCAGTTCAAGCACACAGTACAGGAATCTCTCCACCTCTGCGCTTGGTATGTCAAGTATAACCAATGGGATTAGCAGAAAGGAAGGAGTAATTAGGAAGGATATAATGCAGTGGATGTTAAGAAACTGACAGAAGGTTATATTATGCGGTGGATGTTAAGAATCTGATAGAAAATTTTGAGGTTTTTTGTAAATTCATCTTGCTGGGTCCTGTCACATTGGAAGATGAAGTACCCAAGTTGTTGTTAGAGGAAAGAATAATGTGTTTCAGTGATAGTTGAAACGGACCTAGAAAGACACTATATTTATGAAAACAAAACTTTTGTGCATCTCCTCTTTCATCAAGTGACCAATTTTGTGCTATGGAAATAGTTTTAGTCTTTTCACTTTGGGTTTATTACTTTCTGtttgatttttatattttatggCCGACCAGAGGGAAAGCCAGTCCATTGATTTGAAAAGAGGGATGTTTCTCCTAGACATCCGTCCCACCTCAGATCTAAGACTACTTCTGTTTCAttttaaaaacccaaaaaatggtTCTCTAACCGAAATAAAACAAAATGAAGGAAAATATATTCATGGTTTGACGTCAAAAATCTCAGGGACCTGATCTTGTGGGTGACATAAACTTACCTACAATAGTGAGTCCAGAAATCTGGAGTTGAAGACTGGAAATGATGCAACAATCTAGATGACTCTAAGCTGTTACGATTAGTGAACCCATACAGCTGCAAGACACTTTTGGAGATATTCCTTGTCTTGCACCTGCGCCTCCATGTTTTATTGAAACTAAGAATAAAGCAGAATACAAGTTCATTGCAGATTTTCTTACAAAGGCATCTAGTAGAGGTAAAGTGGTAAAACTGTTTCCATAGTCTAGTGAGAATTCAATCTGGACTACAGTACACACCAGAAAGTAAGGATTTCTGAATCTGGAATATTTACTCAAGTTTTTGCGCCCAAGACTTGTACAAGAGTAAAATTATTTAATATTGCAACCAAAATAAGGTCTACAAATTAAAGTGAAAAATAAATCCAGTCCAGTAAGAAACAGAACCAAAATTATACTCCCTAGTGTTCATTTAAAACTTCTACTCAAGGTTATGCTTCTCTGTAGCCACTTCTGACCACAGCAATGCAACACCAAAGTATACAGGCTGCTGCTTGAGATATGGCTATGAGGGTCAGAGTAGATCAAAACGAAATTAGCAGTTTATAACAGTAGCTGCAAGCCTTGCTTTTTGGGAGAGGCTTCAGCAAGCTTCTTGTTTCCTGGAAAGGCTTGACGGGAGACATCAACAAGGGCTTTGAAGCTGTAAGGTTCGTGCATGGATATCTCCGATAGCACCTTTCTGTTTAGCTGGATGTTTTCCTTGATCAATCCATGCATGAAGTTTCCATAGTTCACCTGAATAGAACGAGCCAAAAGAAAACAATACCAAAAAGAATCAACCTCAAAGCCacctaatattgaaaaacaattCTAAAATCCTTGATAAGTATACAAACTTCGTCAATTAATGGGTATTCAATTTAGCCAAGGATAATTTTATTCCAAGATCGACAGTTTGAGAGCGGGGTTGTGCATTGGAACAGTGTTACAAAAATACATTCTGCCATACACTAATCTTCCATTTAATGGGTTAAAACTGTAACCATAAAGATCATCAGCACTCCTCTTCCTCTCTTGGGTTCTTAGTTTCTCTCTAACATAACGCCGAACTGTATGATCCTGTATGTAGCTTAG encodes the following:
- the LOC113309313 gene encoding uncharacterized protein LOC113309313 yields the protein MGRALLFQLVRSQAKQLLKPTHLHSGFHTRSLGTWTGSSVVKTNFDSALFLGSQKRWASYSRAKTAEDEDKISIGPRKSVEADGKDSGIVYEGPISSTIKKVKLLSLSTCCLSVSLGPVITFMTAQDMNVIVKGAVASSVIFFSATTTGILHWFVSPYIHKLRWQPGSDSFEVDMMTWLATFVTKTIKFSDIKHAETNRPFVTFKANDEFYFVDTDHCHNKALLAKLTPQKQESAFKNL
- the LOC113309312 gene encoding endoglucanase 8-like; translation: MGRSRLLSCSIVSMLLLVTLIMVMVNESCSARREFTSKNSKEANTIDYADALTKSILFFEGQRSGKLPGNQRMTWRKDSALNDGSLIGVDLSGGYYDAGDNIKFNFPMAFTTTILAWSILEFGQLMGPDLQYAMDAIKWSTDYFIKCTNNADVIYVQVGEPYSDHGCWDRPEDMDTDRMAYAINTTRPGSEVSAEMAAALAASSIVFKSSDPGYSKTLLDRATQVFNFANTYQGNYNDCLKPFVCPFYCDWSGFLDELAWGALWLYKATHQPSYLDILSMNIKKMKSTNYVAYAHEFGWDNKDAGINVLATVELLSNGSSLSNYLSNDGEEYRLHADEFVCGILPENPTSVNYSQGGLMHKKVGSNMQVAGAISFLTLVYALHLDGAQQAIQCPDGTHVTPQKMVSIAKSQVDYILGNNPLGMSYMVGYSNKFPTRIHHRASSMPSLDQHPEQMHCKDGTPYFETSNPNPNLLIGAVVGGPDMNDQFADARVEFTASEPTTYINAPLTGLFAYFAHNT
- the LOC113309316 gene encoding uncharacterized protein LOC113309316, producing the protein MNKKKIFKLAKGFRGRAKNCIRIARERVEKALQYSYRDRRTKKRDMRSLWIERINAGSRLHGVNYGNFMHGLIKENIQLNRKVLSEISMHEPYSFKALVDVSRQAFPGNKKLAEASPKKQGLQLLL
- the LOC113309314 gene encoding uncharacterized protein LOC113309314 translates to MVLWEVTLATAYFLGLKKTYKLALQLQRRLIGPNHPRIRDFAYRRTRAVFDMAVTVHKKVQERDLEVGRNLGNWILRWLDRMKPSAQIRAIGPGKGPSSTGGNPAKHVPKYGQPQPPKSGETPSFGSSDSKSKGRRLFTSSMSFLPKSRPTWMKRIQPYNPISSSTQYRNLSTSALGMSSITNGISRKEGVIRKDIMQWMLRN